In one window of Henckelia pumila isolate YLH828 chromosome 1, ASM3356847v2, whole genome shotgun sequence DNA:
- the LOC140875812 gene encoding histone H4, with product MSGRGKGGKGLGKGGAKRHRKVLRDNIQGITKPAIRRLARRGGVKRISGLIYEETRGVLKIFLENVIRDAVTYTEHARRKTVTAMDVVYALKRQGRTLYGFGG from the coding sequence ATGTCTGGACGTGGTAAGGGCGGCAAGGGTTTGGGTAAGGGCGGAGCAAAGCGTCATCGGAAGGTTCTTCGTGACAACATTCAGGGCATCACAAAGCCCGCCATACGCCGCCTGGCTCGTCGGGGCGGTGTCAAGCGTATCAGTGGCCTTATCTACGAAGAGACTCGTGGTGTGCTGAAGATCTTCCTGGAGAACGTCATCCGAGATGCTGTTACTTACACAGAGCACGCTCGCCGTAAAACTGTCACCGCCATGGATGTAGTGTACGCTCTCAAAAGACAAGGCCGCACTCTCTACGGATTTGGCGGTTAG